One Chanodichthys erythropterus isolate Z2021 chromosome 22, ASM2448905v1, whole genome shotgun sequence DNA window includes the following coding sequences:
- the LOC137012322 gene encoding gastrula zinc finger protein XlCGF8.2DB-like, with amino-acid sequence MEIKEEPCRIKDEDAEEQIDEYGNAVISKTEENFTQKQAGESGVEGFFTCSECGKSLKHKSALKRHMRIHTGVKPFTCTQCGKSFSRKEDLNVHMRIHNGEKPFTCSQCEKSYRHKSNFMRHITSHTGERQFSCDQCDKTFVHESNLRTHLKIHSALNPHICSFCGKCFTRLQYLKEHESIHTGVSPHMCSDCGKSFTSMGNLKKHQRIHTGEKPHNCSHCGKSFTQLSHLQTHKKKCFPKLSNEQSSCSEDPFLKTSMLP; translated from the exons ATGGAGATTAAAGAAGAGCCCTGCAGAATAAAAGATGAAGATGCAGAGGAACAAATAG atgaatatggAAATGCAGTCATTTCAAAAACTGAAGAgaatttcacacaaaaacaagCTGGAGAATCTGGAGTAGAGGGATTTTTCACCTGCtctgagtgtggaaagagtttaaAACATAAATCAGCCCTTAAGagacacatgagaattcacactggagtaAAACCGTTCACATGCACTCAATGTGGCAAGAGTTTCAGTCGCAAAGAGGACTTAAATGTGCACATGAGGATTCAcaatggagaaaaacctttcacctgctctcagtgtgaaaagagttACAGACACAAATCAAACTTTATGAGACACATAACatctcacactggagagag ACAATTCAGCTGTGATCAGTGTGATAAAACATTTGTACATGAATCAAACTTAAGAACACACCTTAAAATTCACAGTGCTCTAAATCCTCACATTTGTTCCTTTTGTGGAAAGTGTTTTACACGATTGCAGTATTTAAAAGAGCATGAAAGTATTCATACTGGTGTGAGCCCTCATATGTGCTCTGACTGTGGGAAGAGTTTTACATCAATGGGCAACTTAAAAAAGCACcagagaattcatactggagagaaaccgcACAATTGCTCACACTGTGGTAAGAGTTTCACCCAATTATCTCATCTACAGACTCATAAGAAAAAATGTTTCCCAAAGTTGTCCAATGAGCAAAGTTCATGTTCAGAAGATCCATTTCTTAAAACTAGTATGTTGCCTTAA
- the LOC137013190 gene encoding gastrula zinc finger protein XlCGF8.2DB-like isoform X3 — protein MKIQRNRSVDMMEVNEDKHLFQKPHLFKNEDRNAVVSETEENFTQKEEDTEEQIDLMEVNEDKHHFTNEYGKLTYKNEDKKHLFQNHHSRHLKNEDGNAVVIKTEENFTLKQAGKSGVKGSLTCSECGKSFTNNKNLNRHMRIHTGEKPFPCSECGKSFTQKSHLKNHTRLHSGERPYTCSQCGNRFTDNKDLKRHIKIHTGEKPFPCFECGKSFTQKSHLKNHMILHSGERPYTCSQCGKGFIQKGQLNVHMRIHTGERPFTCAQCGKRFTSKCILKKHLRCHCGVRSFSCNQCDKTFVFKSHLKTP, from the exons ATGAAGATACAGAGGAACAGATCAGTTG ACATGATGGAAGTGAATGAAGACAAACATCTGTTTCAAAAACCTCATCTTTTCAAAAATGAAGATAGAAATGCAGTTGTTTCAGAGACTGAAGagaatttcacacaaaaagagGAAGATACAGAGGAACAAATAG ACCTGATGGAAGTGAATGAAGACAAACACCATTTCACAAATGAATATGGAAAACTGACATataaaaatgaagacaaaaaacaTCTGTTTCAAAATCATCATTCTcgtcatttaaaaaatgaagatGGAAATGCAGTCGTTATAAAGACTGAAGAGAATTTCACCCTAAAACAAGCTGGAAAATCTGGAGTCAAAGGATCTTTAACTTGCtctgagtgtggaaagagtttcaccaataataaaaacttaaatagacacatgagaattcacactggagaaaaaccgttCCCCTGCtctgagtgtggaaagagttttacacAGAAATCGCACCTTAAGAATCACACGAGACTTCACTCTGGAGAGAGGCCTTATacatgctctcagtgtggaaatcGTTTCACAGATAATAAAGACTTGAAGAGACACATaaaaattcacactggagaaaaaccgttCCCCTGCTttgagtgtggaaagagtttcacacagaAATCACACCTTAAGAATCACATGATACTTCACTCTGGAGAGAGGCCTTATacatgctctcagtgtggaaagggtTTCATTCAGAAGGGACAATTAAATgtgcacatgagaattcacacagGAGAAAGACCGTTCACATGcgctcagtgtggaaagagattCACATCCAAATGCATTCTGAAAAAGCATCTGCGCTGTCACTGTGGAGTGAGATCATTCAGCTGTAATCAGTGtgataaaacatttgtttttaaatcacaCTTAAAAACACCTTAA
- the LOC137013190 gene encoding gastrula zinc finger protein XlCGF8.2DB-like isoform X2, translating to MEFKEEPCRIKDEDTEEQINMMEVNEDKHLFQKPHLFKNEDRNAVVSETEENFTQKEEDTEEQIDLMEVNEDKHHFTNEYGKLTYKNEDKKHLFQNHHSRHLKNEDGNAVVIKTEENFTLKQAGKSGVKGSLTCSECGKSFTNNKNLNRHMRIHTGEKPFPCSECGKSFTQKSHLKNHTRLHSGERPYTCSQCGNRFTDNKDLKRHIKIHTGEKPFPCFECGKSFTQKSHLKNHMILHSGERPYTCSQCGKGFIQKGQLNVHMRIHTGERPFTCAQCGKRFTSKCILKKHLRCHCGVRSFSCNQCDKTFVFKSHLKTP from the exons ATGGAGTTTAAGGAAGAACCCTGCAGAATAAAAGATGAAGATACAGAGGAACAGATCA ACATGATGGAAGTGAATGAAGACAAACATCTGTTTCAAAAACCTCATCTTTTCAAAAATGAAGATAGAAATGCAGTTGTTTCAGAGACTGAAGagaatttcacacaaaaagagGAAGATACAGAGGAACAAATAG ACCTGATGGAAGTGAATGAAGACAAACACCATTTCACAAATGAATATGGAAAACTGACATataaaaatgaagacaaaaaacaTCTGTTTCAAAATCATCATTCTcgtcatttaaaaaatgaagatGGAAATGCAGTCGTTATAAAGACTGAAGAGAATTTCACCCTAAAACAAGCTGGAAAATCTGGAGTCAAAGGATCTTTAACTTGCtctgagtgtggaaagagtttcaccaataataaaaacttaaatagacacatgagaattcacactggagaaaaaccgttCCCCTGCtctgagtgtggaaagagttttacacAGAAATCGCACCTTAAGAATCACACGAGACTTCACTCTGGAGAGAGGCCTTATacatgctctcagtgtggaaatcGTTTCACAGATAATAAAGACTTGAAGAGACACATaaaaattcacactggagaaaaaccgttCCCCTGCTttgagtgtggaaagagtttcacacagaAATCACACCTTAAGAATCACATGATACTTCACTCTGGAGAGAGGCCTTATacatgctctcagtgtggaaagggtTTCATTCAGAAGGGACAATTAAATgtgcacatgagaattcacacagGAGAAAGACCGTTCACATGcgctcagtgtggaaagagattCACATCCAAATGCATTCTGAAAAAGCATCTGCGCTGTCACTGTGGAGTGAGATCATTCAGCTGTAATCAGTGtgataaaacatttgtttttaaatcacaCTTAAAAACACCTTAA
- the LOC137013184 gene encoding gastrula zinc finger protein XlCGF57.1-like, with protein sequence MEFEEEPCRIKDEDTEELIDLMEVNEDKQHHFTNEDGKLTYKNEDKQHLFQKYHNFKNEDGNAVVSNTEENFTQKQAGKSGVGGSLICSECGKSFTYKSTLNRHIREHTGEKLFSCSECGKSFTDKSNLKKHTRSHTGERPYTCTQCGKSFRHKGHLNDHMRIHTGEKPFTCSECGKSFRRKEEVNVHMRIHTGQNLFTCSECGKSFIQKGNLKRHMRIHTGEKLFTCTHCGKSFGYKSTLEDHQRCHSGVRSFSCDQCDKTFVLASSLRAHLNVHTAVKPHVCSFCGKSFTRLQNLKEHESTHTGVRPHVCADCGKSFVISSNLKSHQRVHTGEKPYKCSHCGKSFNRLSHLQTHKKKCYPKCPKLIFQG encoded by the exons ATGGAGTTTGAGGAAGAACCCTGCAGAATAAAAGATGAAGATACAGAGGAACTAATAG ACCTGATGGAAGTAAATGAAGACAAACAGCATCATTTCACAAATGAAGATGGAAAACTGACATATAAAAATGAAGATAAACAACAtctgtttcaaaaatatcataatttcaaAAATGAAGATGGAAATGCAGTCGTTTCAAATACTGAAGAgaatttcacacaaaaacaagCTGGAAAATCTGGAGTCGGAGGATCTTTAATCTGCtctgagtgtggaaagagtttcacatatAAATCAACCCTTAACAGACACATAAGAgaacacactggagaaaaactgtTCAGCTGCTCtgaatgtggaaagagtttcacagataaatcaaaccttaaaaaacacacaagatctcacactggagagaggccttatacatgcactcagtgtggaaagagtttcagacatAAAGGACACCTAAAtgaccacatgagaattcacactggagaaaaaccgttCACCTGCtctgagtgtggaaagagtttcagacgCAAAGAAGAAGTAAATgtgcacatgagaattcacactggacaAAATCTGTTCACCTGCtctgagtgtggaaagagtttcattcaGAAAGGAAATCTTAAGagacacatgagaattcacactggagaaaaactgttcacatgcactcactgtggaaagagttttggTTACAAAAGCACTCTCGAAGATCATCAGCGCTGTCACTCTGGAGTGAGATCATTTAGCTGTGATCAGTGTgataaaacttttgttttggCATCAAGCTTAAGAGCACACCTTAATGTTCATACTGCTGTGAAGCCTCACGTTTGTTCTttttgtggaaagagttttacacGACTGCAAAATTTAAAAGAGCATGAGAGTACTCATACTGGTGTGAGACCTCATGTTTGCGCTGACTGTGGGAAGAGCTTTGTTATATCAAGCAACTTAAAATCACACCagagagttcatactggagagaaaccgtacAAGTGCTCACactgtggaaaaagtttcaaccGATTATCTCATCTACAGACtcataaaaaaaagtgttacccGAAGTGTCCTAAATTAATTTTCCAAGGTTAA
- the LOC137013198 gene encoding gastrula zinc finger protein XlCGF57.1-like isoform X1 codes for MEIKEEPCRIKDEDTEEQIDQMEVNEDKHHKFTNEDGKLTYKNEDKQHLFKNPHHLKNENAVVSKTEENFTQKQVGKSGVKGSFTCSECGKSYTYKSHFDRHIREHPGEKQFTCSECGKSFTQKSNLKTHMKIHTGERPYTCSQCGKSFILKGSFNDHMRIHTGERPYTCTQCGKSYTSKSSLKEHLRSHSGVRSFSCDQCDKTFVYKSYLKAHLKIHTGVKPHNCSFCGKSFLQMHALKDHESIHTGVRPHVCSDCGKTFISLSALKIHQRSHTREKPYKLQWKEFYSNISSTDNRK; via the exons ATGGAGATTAAAGAAGAACCCTGCAGAATAAAAGATGAAGATACAGAGGAACAAATAG ACCAGATGGAAGTGAATGAAGACAAACACCATAAATTCACAAATGAAGATGGAAAACTGACATATAAAAATGAAGATAAACAACATCTCTTTAAAAATCctcatcatttaaaaaatgaaaatgcagtCGTTTCAAAGACTGAGGAgaatttcacacaaaaacaagTTGGAAAATCTGGAGTCAAAGGATCTTTCACCTGCtctgagtgtggaaagagttacaCATATAAATCACACTTTGACAGACACATAAGAGAACACCCTGGAGAAAAACAGTTCACCTGCtctgagtgtggaaagagtttcacacagaAATCAAACCTTAAGACacacatgaaaattcacactggagaaaggCCTTATacatgctctcagtgtggaaagagtttcattctGAAGGGATCATTTAAtgatcacatgagaattcacactggagaaaggCCTTATACATGCACTCAGTGCGGAAAGAGTTACACATCCAAAAGCTCTCTCAAAGAGCATCTGCGCTCTCACTCTGGAGTGAGATCATTCAGCTGTGATCAGTGtgataaaacatttgtttataaatcatatttaaaagCGCACCTTAAAATTCATACTGGTGTGAAACCTCATAATTGTTCTttttgtggaaagagttttttacAAATGCATGCTTTAAAAGATCATGAGAGTATTCATACTGGTGTGAGACCTCATGTTTGCTCTGACTGTGGGAAGACCTTCATTTCGCTCAGTGCCTTAAAAATACACCAGAGATCTCACACTAGAGAGAAACCATACAAATTACAGTGGAAAGAGTTTTACTCAAATATCTCATCTACAGACAACAGGAAATAA
- the LOC137013190 gene encoding zinc finger protein 501-like isoform X1 — MEIKEEPCRIKDEDTEEQIDPMEVNEDKQHHFTNEDGKLTYKNEDKQHQFQKYHYFKNEDGNVVVSKTEENFTLTQAGKSGVKGSLSCSECGKSYTYKSTLNRHMREHTGEKSFTCSECGKSFTDKTNLNKHTRSHTGERPYTCTQCGKSFRHKGHLNVHIRIHAGENLFTCTQCGKSFIQKGNLKRHMRIHTGEKLFTCTHCGKSFGYKSVLEDHQRCHSGVRSFSCDQCDKTFVFESSLRTHHKVHAAVKPHVCSFCGKSFTRLQKLKEHEGTHTGVRPHVCADCGKSFVISSNLKSHQRVHTGEKPCKCFSCERVSHLQTHKKKTLLEVV, encoded by the exons ATGGAGATTAAAGAAGAGCCCTGCAGAATAAAAGATGAAGATACAGAGGAACAAATAG ACCCGATGGAAGTGAATGAAGACAAGCAGCATCATTTCACAAACGAAGATGGAAAACTGACATATAAAAATGAAGATAAACAACATCAGTttcaaaaatatcattatttcaaaaatgaagaTGGAAATGTGGTTGTTTCAAAGACTGAAGAGAATTTCACACTAACACAAGCTGGAAAATCTGGAGTCAAAGGATCTTTATCCTGCtctgagtgtggaaagagttacaCATATAAATCAACCCTTAATAGACACATGAGAgaacacactggagagaaatCGTTCACCTGCtctgagtgtggaaagagtttcacagaTAAAACAAACCTTAACAAACACACAAGATCTCACACTGGAGAAAGGCCTtatacatgcactcagtgtggaaagagtttcagacatAAAGGACACTTAAATGTGCACATTAGAATTCACGCCGGAGAAAATCTGTTCActtgcactcagtgtggaaagagtttcattcagaaaggaaaccttaagagacacatgagaattcacactggagaaaaactgttcacatgcactcactgtggaaagagttttggTTACAAAAGCGTTCTCGAAGATCATCAGCGCTGTCACTCTGGAGTGAGATCATTCAGCTGTGATCAGTGTGataaaacttttgtttttgaatcAAGCTTAAGAACACACCATAAAGTTCATGCTGCTGTGAAGCCTCATGTTTGTTCTttttgtggaaagagttttacacGACTACAAAAGTTAAAAGAGCATGAGGGTACTCATACTGGTGTGAGACCTCATGTTTGCGCTGACTGTGGGAAGAGCTTCGTTATATCAAGCAACTTAAAATCACACCagagagttcatactggagagaagccgtgcAAGTGTTTTTCATGTGAAAGAGTTTCTCATCTACAGACtcacaagaaaaaaacattgctcGAAGTTGTCTAA
- the LOC137012321 gene encoding gastrula zinc finger protein XlCGF28.1-like, whose protein sequence is MEFEEEPGRIKDEDTEKQIDLMEVNEDKHHQFTNEDGKLKYKNEDKQHLFQNSHHFKNEGENAVVSMTEENFTQKQAGKIGVKGFFTCSECGKTLKHKSALNRHLRIHTGEKPFTCFECGKSFSRKEDLNVHMRIHNGVKPFTCSQCEKCYRHKPNLIKHMTSHTVERPYTCIQCGKSFIQDGQFNDHMRVHTGEKPFTCTQCGKSFSSKSILKKHMHVHSGVRSFICDQCDKTFVFESNLRRHLKIHTGVKPHVCSFCGKSFSLLQYLKEHERIHTGVRPYMCFDCGKSFTSMGNLQEHQRIHTGEKPHKCSHCGKSFTRLSHLQTHKKKCCPKMSNEQSTCSDLSLKTSVLH, encoded by the exons ATGGAGTTTGAGGAAGAACCCGGCAGAATAAAAGATGAAGATACTGAGAAACAAATAG ACCTGATGGAAGTGAATGAAGACAAACACCATCAATTCACAAATGAAGATggaaaactgaaatataaaaatgaagatAAACAACATCTGTTTCAAAATTCTCaccatttcaaaaatgaagGTGAAAATGCAGTCGTTTCAATGACTGAAGAgaatttcacacaaaaacaagCCGGAAAAATTGGAGTCAAAGGATTTTTCACCTGCTCTGAGTGTGGAAagactttaaaacataaatcaGCCCTTAACCGACActtgagaattcacactggagaaaaaccattTACCTGCTttgagtgtggaaagagtttcagtcgcAAAGAGGACTTAAATgtgcacatgagaattcacaatGGAGTTAAACCATTCACCTGCtctcagtgtgaaaagtgttacAGACACAAACCAAACCTTATAAAACACATGACATCTCACACTGTAGAGAGGCCTTATACATGcattcagtgtggaaagagtttcattcaGGATGGACAGTTTAATgatcacatgagagttcacactggagaaaaaccgttcacatgcactcagtgtggaaagagtttctcatcCAAAAGCATTCTGAAAAAGCATATGCACGTTCACTCTGGAGTGAGATCATTCATCTGTGATCAGTGtgataaaacatttgtttttgaatCAAACTTAAGAAGACACCTTAAAATTCATACTGGTGTGAAGCCTCACGTTTGTTCTttttgtggaaagagtttttcactacTGCAGTATTTAAAAGAGCATGAGCGTATTCATACTGGTGTGAGACCTTATATGTGCTTTGACTGTGGGAAGAGTTTTACATCAATGGGCAACTTACAAGAGCACcagagaattcatactggagagaaaccgcACAAGTGCTCACactgtgggaagagtttcacccGATTGTCTCATCTACAGACTCATAAGAAAAAATGTTGCCCAAAGATGTCTAATGAGCAAAGTACATGTTCAGATCTATCACTTAAAACTAGTGTGTTGCATTAA
- the LOC137013193 gene encoding zinc finger protein 501-like, translating to MDFKEEPCRIKDEDTEKQIDLIEVNEEKHHHFTNEDGKLTYKNEDKQHLIQKLNFKSEDGNAVVSKTEKNFTQKQSGKSGVNGSFTCSECGKSFTFKTALKRHMRIHTGVKPFTCSECGKSFTDQTGLKRHIRIHTGEKPFTCSECGKKCRLQSNLIRHMRSHTGERPHTCSHCGKGFIQKGNFNDHMRIHTGEKPFTCTQCGKSYTYKSILKKHLLTHSEVKPFSCDQCGKAFGFETSLKAHLKIHTDVKPHICSFCGKCFSLLKCLKVHERIHTGVRPYVCSDCGKTFITSSALQQHQKSHTREKPYKLLWNEFYSNISSTVS from the exons ATGGATTTTAAGGAAGAACCCTGCAGAATAAAAGATGAAGACACTGAGAAACAAATAG ACCTCATCGAAGTGAATGAAGAGAAACACCATCATTTTACAAATGAAGATGGAAAACTGACATATAAAAATGAAGACAAACAACATCTGATTCAAAAACTTAATTTCAAAAGTGAAGATGGAAATGCAGTTGTTTCAAAGACTGAAAAgaatttcacacaaaaacaatCTGGAAAATCTGGAGTCAACGGATCTTTCACCTGCtctgagtgtggaaagagtttcacatttaaaacagcCCTTAAGcgacacatgagaattcatactggagttAAACCGTTCACATGCTCtgagtgtggaaaaagtttcacaGATCAAACAGGCCTTAAGAGACACAtcagaattcacactggagagaaaccgttcACATGCTCTGAGTGTGGAAAGAAGTGCAGGCTCCAATCAAACCTTATAAGACACATGAGatctcacactggagagaggccTCATACATGCTCTCATTGTGGAAAGGGTTTCATTCAGAAGGGAAACTTTAAtgatcacatgagaattcacactggagaaaaaccgttCACATGCACTCAGTGCGGAAAGAGTTACACATACAAAAGCATTCTGAAAAAACATCTGCTCACTCACTCCGAAGTGAAGCCATTCagctgtgatcagtgtggtaaaGCATTTGGTTTTGAAACAAGCTTAAAAGCACACCTTAAAATTCATACTGATGTGAAGCCTCACATTTGTTCTTTTTGTGGAAAGTGTTTTTCATTACTGAAATGTTTAAAAGTGCATGAGCGTATTCATACTGGTGTGAGACCTTATGTGTGCTCTGACTGTGGGAAGACTTTCATTACGTCCAGTGCCTTACAACAACACCAGAAATCTCATACTAGAGAGAAACCATACAAGTTACTGTGGAATGAGTTTTACTCAAATATCTCATCTACAGTCTcataa
- the LOC137013185 gene encoding gastrula zinc finger protein XlCGF57.1-like translates to MEIKEEPCRIKEEDTEEQIDPMEVNEDKHHHFTNEDGKLLTYKSEDQQHLFQKLHHFKNEDGNAVVSNTEENFTQKQAGRSRRIKGFFTCSECGKTYTYKSTLNKHIREHTGEKLSYCSECFKCFTDKSGLNRHMRSHSGERPYICSECGKGFRHKGHLNDHMRIHTGEKPFTCSECGKGFIRKEDVNKHMKIHTGENLFRCTYCGKSFIQKGHLNVHMRSHTGERPYTCSQCGKSFGYKSVLNTHLLSHSGVKSFSCDQCDKTFVLASGLKTHLNVHAAVKPHICSFCGKSFSRLQSLKEHESIHTGVRPHVCSYCGKTFVILSNLKLHQRVHTGEKPYRCSSCGKSFSRLSHLQTHNNKPCPKLSN, encoded by the exons ATGGAGATTAAGGAAGAACCTTGCAGAATAAAAGAAGAAGATACAGAGGAACAAATAG ACccaatggaagtgaatgaagACAAACACCATCATTTCACAAATGAAGATGGAAAACTACTGACATATAAAAGTGAAGACCAACAACATCTGTTTCAAAAACTTCATCATTTCAAAAATGAAGATGGAAATGCAGTTGTTTCAAATACTGAAGAgaatttcacacaaaaacaagCTGGAAGATCTCGGAGAATCAAAGGATTTTTCACCTGCTCAGAGTGTGGAAAGACTTACACATATAAATCAACCCTTAACAAACACATAAGAgaacacactggagagaaactgTCCTACTGCTCTGAGTGTTTTAAGTGTTTCACAGATAAATCAGGCCTTAACAGACACATGAGATCTCACTCTGGAGAGAGGCCTTATATCTGCTCTGAGTGTGGAAAGGGTTTCAGACATAAAGGACACCTAAATGAccacatgaggattcacactggagaaaaaccctTCACCTGCTCTGAGTGTGGAAAGGGTTTCATTCGCAAAGAGGATGTAAATAAgcacatgaaaattcacactggagaaaatcTATTCAGGTGCACTtactgtggaaagagtttcattcaGAAAGGACACCTAAATGTGCACATGAGatctcacactggagagaggccATATacatgctctcagtgtggaaagagtttcggTTACAAAAGCGTTCTCAACACTCATCTGCTCTCTCACTCTGGAGTGAAGTCGTTCAGCTGTGATCAGTGTgataaaacttttgttttggCATCAGGCTTAAAAACACACCTTAATGTTCATGCTGCTGTAAAGCCTCACATTTGTTCTttttgtggaaagagtttttcacgaCTGCAAAGTTTAAAAGAGCATGAGAGTATTCATACTGGTGTGAGACCTCATGTTTGCTCTTACTGTGGGAAGACCTTCGTTATATTAAGCAACTTAAAATTACACCagagagttcatactggagagaaaccgtacAGGTGCTCTtcatgtggaaagagtttcagccGATTATCTCATCTACAGACGCATAATAACAAACCATGCCCGAAGTTGTCTAATTAG
- the LOC137012323 gene encoding gastrula zinc finger protein XlCGF7.1-like, with protein MRIHTGEKPFTCTQCGKSFTCKENLKVHMRIHTGEKMFTCTDCGRSFSRKNVLNNHLRSHSGVRSFCCDQCDKSFVLEKNLRAHLIVHTGVKPHICSFCGKSFTLLEQLRVHERIHTGERPYVCSDCGKSFTTSTELKKHHRVHTGEKPYKCSHCGKSFTRLSNLLAHKKKHCPNVTK; from the coding sequence AtgaggattcacactggagaaaaaccgttcacatgcactcagtgtggaaagagtttcacatgtaaagaaaacttaaaagtgcacatgagaattcacactggagaaaaaatGTTCACATGCACTGACTGTGGAAGGAGTTTTAGTCGGAAAAACGTTCTCAACAATCATCTGCGCTCCCACTCTGGAGTGAGATCATTCTGCTGTGATCAGTGTGATAAATCATTTGTTTTAGAAAAAAACTTAAGAGCACACCTTATAGTTCATACTGGTGTGAAGCCtcacatttgttcattttgtggaaagagttttacactACTGGAACAATTAAGAGTACACGAGCGTATTCATACTGGTGAGAGACCTTATGTGTGCTCTGactgtgggaagagcttcacTACAtccactgaattaaaaaaacaccatagagttcatacaggagagaaaccgtacaagtgttcacactgtggaaagagtttcacccGATTATCTAATCTATTGGCTCATAAGAAAAAGCATTGCCCAAATGTGACTAAGTGA
- the LOC137013198 gene encoding gastrula zinc finger protein XlCGF57.1-like isoform X2, producing MEVNEDKHHKFTNEDGKLTYKNEDKQHLFKNPHHLKNENAVVSKTEENFTQKQVGKSGVKGSFTCSECGKSYTYKSHFDRHIREHPGEKQFTCSECGKSFTQKSNLKTHMKIHTGERPYTCSQCGKSFILKGSFNDHMRIHTGERPYTCTQCGKSYTSKSSLKEHLRSHSGVRSFSCDQCDKTFVYKSYLKAHLKIHTGVKPHNCSFCGKSFLQMHALKDHESIHTGVRPHVCSDCGKTFISLSALKIHQRSHTREKPYKLQWKEFYSNISSTDNRK from the coding sequence ATGGAAGTGAATGAAGACAAACACCATAAATTCACAAATGAAGATGGAAAACTGACATATAAAAATGAAGATAAACAACATCTCTTTAAAAATCctcatcatttaaaaaatgaaaatgcagtCGTTTCAAAGACTGAGGAgaatttcacacaaaaacaagTTGGAAAATCTGGAGTCAAAGGATCTTTCACCTGCtctgagtgtggaaagagttacaCATATAAATCACACTTTGACAGACACATAAGAGAACACCCTGGAGAAAAACAGTTCACCTGCtctgagtgtggaaagagtttcacacagaAATCAAACCTTAAGACacacatgaaaattcacactggagaaaggCCTTATacatgctctcagtgtggaaagagtttcattctGAAGGGATCATTTAAtgatcacatgagaattcacactggagaaaggCCTTATACATGCACTCAGTGCGGAAAGAGTTACACATCCAAAAGCTCTCTCAAAGAGCATCTGCGCTCTCACTCTGGAGTGAGATCATTCAGCTGTGATCAGTGtgataaaacatttgtttataaatcatatttaaaagCGCACCTTAAAATTCATACTGGTGTGAAACCTCATAATTGTTCTttttgtggaaagagttttttacAAATGCATGCTTTAAAAGATCATGAGAGTATTCATACTGGTGTGAGACCTCATGTTTGCTCTGACTGTGGGAAGACCTTCATTTCGCTCAGTGCCTTAAAAATACACCAGAGATCTCACACTAGAGAGAAACCATACAAATTACAGTGGAAAGAGTTTTACTCAAATATCTCATCTACAGACAACAGGAAATAA